One region of Candidatus Margulisiibacteriota bacterium genomic DNA includes:
- a CDS encoding response regulator has translation MADDNLSLKMKALVVDDEPDVRSLIEVLLASSGYSVITASDGQQALEKARVEHPDIILLDVMLPKLDGYKVARMLKFDENFKHIPIIMLTAKVTDRDKEMGIETGADIYLTKPFEAENLLAAMERALQKYQKNHDH, from the coding sequence ATGGCGGATGATAATTTAAGTTTAAAGATGAAAGCCCTGGTTGTCGACGATGAGCCGGATGTCCGCTCATTGATCGAGGTCTTGCTTGCTTCTTCCGGTTATTCGGTCATTACCGCGTCAGACGGCCAGCAGGCCCTTGAAAAGGCCAGGGTCGAGCATCCAGATATTATTCTGCTTGACGTCATGCTTCCAAAGCTTGACGGTTATAAGGTCGCCAGGATGCTGAAGTTTGACGAAAACTTCAAGCATATCCCGATAATCATGTTGACCGCCAAGGTTACCGACCGGGACAAAGAAATGGGGATAGAAACCGGGGCGGATATTTATTTAACCAAGCCGTTTGAAGCGGAAAATTTATTGGCGGCGATGGAAAGGGCCCTGCAGAAGTACCAGAAAAATCATGACCACTAG